One window from the genome of Alnus glutinosa chromosome 13, dhAlnGlut1.1, whole genome shotgun sequence encodes:
- the LOC133855070 gene encoding transcription factor TRY-like isoform X1, with product MDKRRARKQAKTRSAKSEEVSSLEWEFIKMTEQEEDLIYRMYRLVGDRWDLIAGRIPGRKPEEIERFWIMRHGQVFAEKRSEHSAKNS from the exons ATGGATAAACGTCGAGCCCGGAAACAAGCCAAGACCAGGAGCGCCAAGTCAGAAG AAGTGAGCAGTCTTGAGTGGGAGTTCATAAAGATGACTGAACAAGAAGAAGATCTCATCTACAGGATGTACAGACTGGTTGGAGACAG GTGGGATTTGATAGCAGGTCGGATTCCAGGGCGAAAACCAGAAGAAATAGAGAGGTTTTGGATAATGAGACATGGTCAGGTATTTGCCGAGAAAAGAAGCGAGCATAGCGCCAAGAATTCATAG
- the LOC133855070 gene encoding transcription factor TRY-like isoform X2, giving the protein MDKRRARKQAKTRSAKSEEVSSLEWEFIKMTEQEEDLIYRMYRLVGDRSDSRAKTRRNREVLDNETWSGICREKKRA; this is encoded by the exons ATGGATAAACGTCGAGCCCGGAAACAAGCCAAGACCAGGAGCGCCAAGTCAGAAG AAGTGAGCAGTCTTGAGTGGGAGTTCATAAAGATGACTGAACAAGAAGAAGATCTCATCTACAGGATGTACAGACTGGTTGGAGACAG GTCGGATTCCAGGGCGAAAACCAGAAGAAATAGAGAGGTTTTGGATAATGAGACATGGTCAGGTATTTGCCGAGAAAAGAAGCGAGCATAG